The following are encoded together in the Fibrobacter sp. UWB10 genome:
- a CDS encoding radical SAM protein, protein MNLLLSLTEKCNLRCKYCYYKTSQVDRKLEMNDEILGKAIKLGLERVIKLKHEFFNITFFGGEPLLRMDAIQKGVNLARSLVEFRRSELPERFELRFAVNTNGTLFSDEILDYFEKEKVQIYLSLDGPENKHDIARVKIDGSGCFKDIAPFIPRLVNMDATVLSVVTREHVRGLADSVKWVFGQGFRGMSTALNYDGKWTGEDLDALALEYQKMAMLWFDFRNAGKDLYLGTIQDKITYAVLNTRLKDQSCSVSKGGFGVAANGNVFPCSRFVTSAPGAKYVLGNVLSDGLEMFSGPVAKDLCHFYESDKPECKGCAIKYRCSAHECSCTSFYTTGSIYGVSPEVCTHERILVAICDEVLEKRRAQGEFF, encoded by the coding sequence ATGAATTTGCTATTAAGTTTAACAGAAAAGTGCAATTTACGCTGTAAGTATTGTTATTATAAAACGAGCCAAGTTGATCGCAAGCTTGAAATGAATGATGAAATTCTTGGAAAGGCGATAAAACTTGGCTTGGAAAGAGTGATTAAATTAAAGCACGAATTTTTCAATATCACTTTTTTTGGTGGCGAACCTCTTTTACGAATGGATGCTATTCAAAAGGGTGTGAATCTTGCTAGATCGTTGGTTGAATTTAGACGCTCGGAGCTTCCTGAACGCTTTGAATTGCGGTTTGCCGTGAATACGAATGGAACCCTCTTTAGCGATGAAATTTTGGACTATTTTGAAAAGGAAAAAGTTCAAATATATCTGTCTTTAGATGGGCCTGAGAATAAACACGATATTGCTAGAGTGAAAATTGATGGGTCAGGCTGCTTTAAAGATATTGCTCCGTTTATTCCGAGATTGGTTAATATGGATGCGACCGTGTTGTCGGTGGTGACTCGCGAACATGTGCGAGGCTTGGCTGACTCTGTTAAATGGGTGTTTGGACAAGGCTTTCGTGGGATGTCTACGGCTTTGAATTATGATGGTAAGTGGACTGGTGAAGATTTAGATGCGCTTGCTTTGGAATATCAAAAAATGGCCATGCTTTGGTTTGATTTCAGAAATGCGGGAAAGGATCTTTATTTAGGGACGATACAAGATAAAATTACCTATGCCGTTTTGAATACCAGATTGAAGGATCAATCGTGTTCTGTTTCTAAAGGTGGTTTTGGTGTTGCTGCGAATGGAAATGTTTTCCCATGCAGTCGTTTTGTAACGAGTGCTCCTGGTGCAAAGTATGTTTTGGGAAATGTTTTGAGCGATGGTCTTGAAATGTTTTCTGGTCCGGTGGCAAAAGATTTATGTCATTTTTATGAATCTGATAAACCGGAATGTAAAGGTTGTGCGATTAAATATCGCTGTTCTGCGCATGAATGCAGTTGTACGTCTTTTTACACGACCGGCTCGATTTATGGGGTGTCCCCTGAAGTGTGCACTCATGAGCGAATACTGGTTGCTATTTGTGATGAAGTCCTCGAAAAGCGTCGGGCTCAAGGCGAATTTTTTTAA